The Candidatus Bathyarchaeum sp. genome has a window encoding:
- the dnaG gene encoding DNA primase DnaG, with product MKYVIRARFEVEGVVEKPDVIGALFGQTEGLFGPELDLRELQKSGRIGRIEISLDSKQDKTNGKINIPTSLDRVSTAIIAASIESIDRVGPCKASVVLNKIEDIRDARRRVIIDRAKDVLTKWNVETMPGTDEIFREVSEMLRLQRLESYGPEGLTAGPEINSAKQIIVVEGRADVITLLRAGIQNTIAVEGAKIPQSIIKLCREREAIAFLDGDRGGDLILKELKQVTNIKYVARAPRGKEVENLTFKEIEKALKMKVPVEKARISSKVSSPTPSAVPVKAPVKAPAKKKELQKKIVPKQIVETAQQLGGTLEAALLDKDMKQIVRLPVRELAAKLQQMKDVDIVVFDGVITQRLVDIASERNISYLVAARISTAMKKQPLKVTMMTFDEILSK from the coding sequence ATAAAGTATGTTATTCGAGCCCGGTTCGAAGTGGAGGGAGTAGTTGAAAAGCCGGATGTGATCGGGGCATTATTTGGACAAACAGAAGGATTGTTTGGACCAGAGCTCGACCTCCGCGAACTACAGAAATCTGGTAGAATCGGAAGAATAGAAATTAGTTTAGATTCAAAACAAGATAAAACGAATGGAAAAATTAACATTCCAACTAGCTTAGACCGTGTTTCAACTGCGATTATTGCAGCTAGCATCGAGAGCATCGACCGTGTAGGGCCTTGTAAAGCATCTGTTGTTTTAAACAAAATAGAAGACATCAGAGATGCTAGACGACGTGTTATCATAGACCGCGCTAAAGACGTTCTCACAAAATGGAACGTTGAAACAATGCCTGGAACTGACGAAATTTTCAGGGAAGTCTCTGAAATGCTTAGGCTTCAAAGACTTGAAAGTTATGGACCTGAAGGATTAACTGCTGGACCTGAAATTAACAGTGCAAAACAAATAATAGTTGTCGAAGGCCGAGCCGACGTAATCACATTACTTCGTGCTGGAATACAAAACACAATTGCCGTAGAAGGAGCAAAAATACCCCAAAGCATAATTAAACTATGTCGTGAACGAGAAGCAATCGCATTTCTAGATGGCGACCGCGGTGGAGACCTTATTCTTAAAGAACTCAAACAGGTGACTAACATAAAATATGTTGCACGTGCACCTAGAGGTAAAGAAGTAGAAAACCTAACCTTCAAAGAAATCGAAAAAGCACTGAAAATGAAAGTTCCAGTTGAAAAAGCGAGGATTTCATCAAAAGTTTCATCGCCTACTCCATCAGCAGTTCCAGTGAAGGCTCCAGTCAAAGCTCCTGCTAAGAAGAAAGAGCTCCAAAAGAAAATTGTTCCAAAGCAAATCGTTGAAACAGCACAGCAATTAGGTGGCACATTAGAAGCAGCTCTACTAGACAAAGACATGAAACAAATCGTACGATTGCCTGTTCGAGAACTTGCCGCAAAATTACAGCAAATGAAAGACGTAGACATAGTTGTGTTTGATGGTGTTATTACTCAAAGACTTGTTGACATCGCGTCAGAAAGAAACATCAGTTATCTAGTAGCTGCGCGAATTTCAACAGCAATGAAAAAGCAGCCTTTGAAAGTAACGATGATGACATTCGACGAAATTTTGTCAAAATAA
- a CDS encoding toprim domain-containing protein: MSTKTEKRLEKIQVLLDRLEQKSAKGIPIVVEGKNDVEALRRLGISGELVLAKTSGKSFFDVQDEIEQTSKREIILLFDFDRRGKEWTNRLAHCLEEMKITPNLVFWKMLIGLVGRDVKDIEGLATYVENFRERVSCRKV; this comes from the coding sequence TTGTCGACAAAAACTGAGAAACGGTTAGAGAAAATTCAGGTTCTGCTTGATAGGCTAGAACAAAAGTCAGCCAAGGGTATTCCAATTGTTGTTGAAGGAAAAAACGATGTTGAAGCATTACGTAGGTTAGGAATATCTGGAGAACTAGTTTTAGCTAAAACTTCAGGAAAATCGTTTTTTGATGTTCAAGATGAAATTGAACAAACAAGTAAACGGGAAATAATACTCCTATTTGATTTTGATAGACGCGGAAAGGAATGGACTAACCGTTTGGCTCACTGCTTAGAGGAGATGAAAATTACTCCAAATCTTGTTTTTTGGAAGATGCTTATTGGTCTTGTTGGTCGGGATGTAAAAGATATTGAAGGTTTAGCGACGTATGTTGAAAATTTTAGAGAAAGAGTCTCATGTCGCAAAGTATAA
- a CDS encoding tyrosine--tRNA ligase produces MDLQKRIDLVMRNTAEVVTPQDVQSLLETNNTPRAYWGFECSGLLHIGIGLVCSAKIKHLVKAGFKYTIFLADWHSWINNKLGGEMENIHTCGEYLKQIFTALGLGPDKVEYRWASEITGNVEYWEKVVRIAKSVSVNRTWRALPVMGRETNLKDIETAWVFYPCMQAADIFEMDIDVACSGIDQRKAHMLARDAAEKLKWQKPICVHTPLLIGLQGPQAAEREFGESKELNVEISSKMSKSIPQSSILVHDSVEDIASKIKNAYCPAKIVKNNPVLELARLIIYPEIDCLEIPRPTKYGGPVTFENFETLAKVYSEGKIHPLDLKNGVTNSLTKILEPVREHFSKHPETLEKMLKIEITR; encoded by the coding sequence TTGGACCTACAAAAAAGAATCGACCTAGTTATGCGCAACACCGCAGAAGTAGTAACCCCCCAAGACGTCCAAAGTCTACTAGAAACTAACAATACACCCCGAGCTTACTGGGGATTTGAGTGTTCAGGACTTTTACACATTGGTATAGGTTTAGTCTGTTCTGCAAAAATCAAACATCTAGTAAAAGCTGGATTCAAATACACAATTTTTTTGGCAGATTGGCACTCTTGGATAAATAACAAACTCGGGGGCGAAATGGAAAACATTCACACCTGTGGAGAGTACCTCAAACAGATTTTTACCGCCCTTGGTTTAGGTCCAGACAAAGTCGAGTATCGATGGGCTTCTGAAATTACTGGCAATGTTGAATACTGGGAAAAAGTTGTTCGAATCGCAAAAAGTGTTTCAGTTAATCGCACATGGCGTGCCCTACCTGTAATGGGTCGAGAAACAAACCTAAAAGACATCGAAACAGCTTGGGTTTTTTATCCATGTATGCAAGCTGCAGACATTTTTGAAATGGATATTGATGTGGCCTGCTCGGGAATTGACCAAAGAAAAGCCCATATGTTAGCCCGTGATGCTGCAGAGAAACTAAAATGGCAAAAACCAATTTGTGTTCATACTCCGCTTCTTATTGGTCTTCAAGGGCCTCAAGCTGCAGAACGTGAATTTGGAGAAAGCAAAGAATTAAACGTGGAAATCAGTTCAAAGATGTCCAAGAGCATCCCTCAAAGCAGTATACTTGTTCATGATTCAGTAGAAGACATTGCTTCAAAAATAAAAAATGCATACTGCCCAGCAAAAATCGTAAAGAATAATCCTGTTTTAGAGTTGGCTAGACTCATAATTTATCCTGAAATTGACTGTTTAGAAATTCCTCGCCCTACAAAGTATGGTGGTCCAGTAACTTTTGAAAACTTTGAAACTTTGGCCAAGGTTTACAGTGAAGGAAAAATTCATCCTCTTGACCTGAAAAATGGTGTTACTAATTCGTTGACTAAAATTTTAGAACCTGTGAGAGAGCACTTCAGCAAACATCCTGAAACTTTAGAAAAAATGTTAAAAATTGAAATAACCAGGTAG
- a CDS encoding helix-turn-helix transcriptional regulator → MRTKIKELRARHNFTQDDLAKKVGVRRETILYLEKGKYNPSLKLAHHVAKVLQTTIDELFLFDDEE, encoded by the coding sequence ATGCGAACAAAAATCAAAGAACTGCGGGCCAGACACAATTTCACCCAAGATGACTTAGCAAAAAAAGTTGGAGTGAGACGGGAAACCATACTCTACTTAGAAAAAGGAAAATACAATCCCTCTCTCAAACTTGCTCATCATGTTGCAAAAGTTTTGCAAACTACAATAGATGAACTGTTCTTGTTTGACGACGAAGAATAG
- a CDS encoding DUF2178 domain-containing protein: protein MSDFVWPTILVLNAVLVVLVGVLVLWKIHKDKKSGYPVKDERTMKISGKAAIGTYYISLAFMTSLNLFIIFGTEFLDLPDLEAGWATITIMLVMAVSNALLSWYYRKKEDL from the coding sequence ATGTCTGATTTTGTTTGGCCTACAATTTTGGTCTTGAATGCTGTTCTTGTGGTTCTTGTTGGCGTGCTTGTTTTGTGGAAAATTCATAAGGATAAAAAATCGGGTTACCCCGTTAAAGATGAGCGCACAATGAAGATTAGTGGAAAAGCAGCAATTGGAACTTACTATATCAGTCTAGCTTTCATGACTTCTCTGAATTTGTTCATAATATTTGGAACTGAGTTTCTAGATTTGCCTGATCTTGAAGCTGGATGGGCAACTATTACAATAATGCTTGTCATGGCGGTTTCGAATGCTTTGTTAAGCTGGTATTACCGCAAAAAAGAGGACCTGTGA
- a CDS encoding PQQ-binding-like beta-propeller repeat protein, with the protein MKKLDLNPKIATLTLILVLAISAIAITLPTVNAQQTKASVAYLGAMPNPVGVGQAVLLHIGITESLASSDMGWEDMTVEVTRPDGTTETLGPFTTDSTGGTSDVYTPTMAGTYEMYSVFPEQSVITGGGFFGPEVEVTYKGSHSETLYLEVLEDSIPYHPGHQLPTEYWSRPIDAQLREWYSISGSWTHDPDNLIAPYNDAPETAHILWEKELATGGLAGGELGGYSYGIGDAYEGKWPSRFIIAGKLYYTEGGTSSDLPRTYHCVDLHTGEEIWNKVFMDNQSISFAQILYWDGMNYHGAFPYLYVSTAGNWYAYDAYSADWRFTIENVPSGTTLYDENNQIYILQVDTTNGWMAFWSMKDLVIASSGGFYSGSWGNSAHGNIIDAEAESPGAAAAWLWNVSIPSGLVGSVQAASYGDRVIGGSISTEEVSLWGLSLEAGDEGDEIFTNTWDAPAYWGELNITVSGFAGGWVAWSFEDQVAVLYTKETRENFGFSLADGDNIWGPTDSEQYLNALEDSSAYVKNIAYGNFYSVSVSGIVYCYDVQTGALKWTYEVNDPYSEMLWSNNWWVKPLFFSDGKLYISHTEHSPVDPRPRGAPFVCLDAKTGDVIFRIDGAFRTTRWGGRGIIGDSIIALMDTYDQRIYAIGKGPTELTMEAPLSGVTVGSSVILRGTVMDVSPGTQSPEIALRFPKGVPAVADEDMSDWMLYVYKQFEQPTVNGVTVIFSAINPNGEYQDLNRVTSDGAGFYSFSFKPEMEGVYTIFATFEGSEGYYGSCAETAIVVDAAPTPAAPMEPEEPEPEAPVEEPTEPATPLITTEIALVIAVVAIAVIVVVFFALRRRK; encoded by the coding sequence ATGAAAAAACTAGATTTAAATCCGAAAATTGCTACTTTGACTTTAATTTTAGTATTAGCTATTTCAGCAATAGCCATTACTTTACCGACAGTTAACGCACAACAAACAAAGGCATCAGTTGCTTATCTTGGTGCAATGCCTAATCCCGTGGGTGTTGGACAAGCAGTACTATTGCACATTGGAATCACAGAGTCATTAGCAAGTTCTGATATGGGTTGGGAGGATATGACCGTTGAAGTCACAAGACCAGACGGCACAACCGAAACCTTAGGCCCATTCACAACAGACTCAACCGGAGGAACCAGCGACGTGTATACCCCCACAATGGCGGGTACATATGAGATGTACAGCGTTTTTCCAGAACAATCAGTAATCACGGGTGGAGGATTCTTCGGTCCAGAGGTTGAAGTAACATACAAAGGAAGCCACAGTGAAACGCTATATCTAGAAGTACTAGAAGACTCAATACCATACCATCCTGGACACCAATTACCAACCGAATACTGGAGCCGACCAATAGACGCACAACTTCGAGAATGGTACAGCATTTCCGGAAGCTGGACCCACGACCCAGACAACCTAATTGCACCATACAATGACGCCCCAGAAACAGCGCACATTCTATGGGAAAAAGAACTGGCAACAGGCGGACTTGCAGGAGGCGAACTGGGCGGTTACAGCTACGGAATAGGTGACGCGTACGAAGGAAAATGGCCAAGCCGATTCATCATTGCAGGAAAATTGTACTACACTGAAGGGGGAACCAGTTCAGATCTTCCAAGAACCTATCATTGTGTGGACTTACATACTGGAGAGGAAATTTGGAACAAAGTCTTCATGGATAATCAATCAATTTCCTTTGCCCAAATTCTATATTGGGACGGAATGAACTACCACGGTGCTTTTCCATACTTGTATGTTTCTACTGCAGGCAACTGGTATGCCTATGATGCTTACAGTGCAGATTGGAGATTTACTATTGAAAACGTTCCCTCAGGAACTACACTTTACGATGAAAATAACCAAATATACATACTCCAAGTTGATACAACGAATGGTTGGATGGCATTTTGGAGCATGAAAGACTTAGTAATTGCCTCATCAGGTGGATTCTATTCGGGCAGTTGGGGTAATTCAGCTCATGGCAACATAATTGATGCTGAAGCTGAATCTCCAGGTGCTGCAGCTGCATGGCTTTGGAACGTTTCCATTCCAAGCGGTTTAGTTGGAAGTGTTCAAGCAGCCAGCTATGGTGACCGAGTTATCGGTGGAAGTATCAGTACAGAAGAAGTTTCTCTTTGGGGCTTAAGCCTAGAAGCTGGAGATGAAGGTGATGAAATCTTCACTAACACATGGGACGCACCTGCCTACTGGGGTGAACTAAACATCACAGTATCAGGCTTTGCTGGCGGTTGGGTTGCATGGAGTTTTGAAGACCAAGTCGCAGTTCTATATACCAAAGAAACAAGAGAAAACTTTGGATTTAGCCTTGCTGATGGAGATAACATTTGGGGCCCAACAGATTCTGAACAATACCTGAACGCACTAGAAGATTCAAGCGCATATGTCAAAAACATTGCTTACGGTAACTTCTATTCAGTGAGTGTTAGCGGTATCGTTTATTGCTATGACGTTCAAACTGGAGCCTTGAAATGGACATATGAAGTAAACGATCCTTACTCTGAAATGCTTTGGTCCAATAATTGGTGGGTTAAACCATTGTTCTTCAGTGATGGAAAATTATACATTTCCCACACAGAACACTCACCTGTAGACCCAAGACCAAGAGGTGCACCTTTCGTTTGTCTTGACGCTAAGACCGGAGATGTGATTTTCCGAATCGATGGCGCATTCCGTACAACCCGATGGGGTGGACGCGGCATCATTGGCGATAGCATAATCGCATTGATGGACACCTATGATCAACGTATTTACGCAATCGGTAAAGGCCCAACAGAACTCACAATGGAAGCACCACTGAGCGGAGTTACAGTAGGATCAAGCGTAATACTCAGAGGAACAGTAATGGACGTTTCTCCAGGAACTCAAAGTCCAGAAATTGCATTAAGATTCCCGAAAGGAGTCCCAGCAGTTGCAGATGAAGATATGAGCGATTGGATGCTTTATGTCTACAAACAGTTCGAACAACCAACAGTCAACGGAGTTACAGTAATCTTTAGCGCAATCAATCCTAATGGTGAATACCAAGACCTCAACCGTGTAACAAGCGACGGAGCTGGATTCTACAGCTTTAGCTTCAAACCCGAAATGGAAGGAGTATACACTATCTTCGCTACGTTTGAAGGCTCTGAAGGATACTATGGTTCATGCGCAGAAACAGCAATCGTCGTAGATGCAGCACCCACACCAGCGGCACCAATGGAACCAGAAGAACCTGAACCCGAAGCACCCGTAGAAGAACCAACTGAACCAGCAACACCACTGATCACCACAGAAATTGCACTCGTAATCGCAGTCGTAGCAATCGCAGTAATAGTAGTAGTATTCTTTGCCCTACGAAGGAGAAAATAA
- the pheT gene encoding phenylalanine--tRNA ligase subunit beta: MPTINLDKALFSSYVGHEMSVEEMAKWLPWLGTDIEDVTEDYLKIEYNPNRVDFSSCIGVARAFCGLMDWKTGMPKYSVKQGSITLKVDKSVADVRPYIVAATVRGLDIDSNIIKELMELQEALHWMIGRDRKKASIGVHKLDAVEAPFSYLTCTPDGVQFVPLDKTEKMTPQEVLEKHEKGIAYKSQVDWASRYPLVVDCKGQILSFPPIINGELTKVDESTRDLFIEVTGTDLNSVQRSLTVLVCALADMGGTIETVTVEYSDHVCVTPTLTPQKMKLNVDFSNDRLGLDFSEKQTIEALQKARLDAKAVDSGVLEVSIPAYRTDILHEIDLVEEVAVGYGIFRLEPTKPATVTTGKKHKVTEVADAVRQILVGLGFSEALNFVLTNEIDHFQKMRQEPKGLVMLANPVSTDYSIIRNELLPSLMKNLAVSKHHVFPQRMFEVSDVIKLNKESETYTERRINLAAVSSHPTANFTEIKSFLESLLTNLRFKDWTVKETDHSSFLQGRAATICLGDVELGVVGEIHPEVLNNFELENPTGAFEVDLQKIIEILK; this comes from the coding sequence ATGCCAACAATAAACTTGGACAAAGCTCTGTTTTCTTCGTATGTTGGACATGAAATGTCTGTGGAAGAAATGGCAAAATGGCTTCCATGGCTGGGAACAGACATCGAAGACGTAACAGAAGATTACCTAAAAATCGAATACAACCCCAATCGTGTAGACTTCTCTAGCTGCATTGGCGTAGCCCGGGCCTTTTGTGGGCTCATGGACTGGAAAACGGGTATGCCAAAGTATTCAGTAAAACAAGGAAGCATCACCCTCAAGGTGGATAAAAGCGTAGCAGATGTACGACCATACATTGTTGCGGCTACTGTTCGAGGACTAGACATTGACTCAAATATAATCAAAGAACTCATGGAACTCCAAGAAGCCCTGCACTGGATGATAGGTAGAGACCGCAAGAAAGCCTCAATTGGGGTTCATAAACTGGATGCAGTTGAAGCTCCATTTAGTTATCTGACTTGCACTCCCGATGGTGTACAGTTTGTTCCTTTAGACAAAACCGAAAAAATGACCCCCCAAGAAGTACTGGAAAAACACGAAAAAGGCATAGCCTACAAAAGTCAGGTTGACTGGGCTTCTCGTTATCCTTTAGTTGTTGATTGCAAAGGGCAGATTCTTTCTTTTCCGCCAATAATTAATGGTGAATTAACAAAAGTTGATGAAAGCACAAGAGATCTTTTCATAGAAGTCACCGGAACGGACTTAAACTCTGTCCAACGAAGCTTGACTGTTCTGGTTTGTGCTTTAGCAGATATGGGTGGAACAATTGAAACTGTAACTGTGGAATATTCTGACCACGTTTGTGTTACTCCCACCCTGACGCCTCAAAAAATGAAACTTAACGTAGACTTTTCCAACGACCGGTTAGGTCTAGACTTTTCAGAAAAACAAACAATTGAGGCACTGCAAAAGGCAAGACTTGACGCAAAAGCAGTAGACTCTGGAGTTTTGGAAGTTTCTATTCCTGCTTATCGGACAGACATTTTACATGAAATTGATTTAGTTGAAGAAGTCGCTGTGGGTTATGGAATTTTCAGGTTGGAGCCCACCAAACCTGCAACAGTAACTACAGGCAAAAAGCACAAAGTAACCGAAGTAGCAGATGCAGTACGGCAAATACTAGTGGGATTAGGTTTTTCTGAAGCCCTCAATTTTGTTTTAACCAACGAGATTGACCATTTCCAAAAGATGCGCCAGGAGCCCAAAGGTCTCGTAATGTTAGCTAACCCTGTTTCGACAGATTATTCAATAATACGAAATGAATTATTGCCCAGTTTAATGAAAAACCTAGCAGTGAGTAAGCACCATGTGTTTCCCCAAAGAATGTTTGAAGTCTCTGACGTAATAAAATTAAACAAAGAATCAGAAACATACACTGAACGAAGAATCAACCTCGCCGCAGTTTCATCTCATCCTACTGCAAACTTCACGGAAATCAAATCTTTTCTTGAATCTTTACTAACGAACCTAAGATTCAAAGACTGGACCGTAAAAGAAACAGACCATTCCAGTTTTCTACAAGGACGGGCAGCAACCATCTGTTTAGGGGACGTGGAGCTTGGTGTGGTTGGAGAAATTCACCCCGAAGTTTTGAACAATTTTGAATTGGAAAATCCTACTGGAGCCTTCGAGGTAGACCTGCAAAAAATCATTGAAATTCTGAAATGA
- a CDS encoding phenylalanine--tRNA ligase subunit alpha, whose product MPELRENEQKTLLALEQLKGKAPVKEIVKESGLAHAAVMRGVLSLEENNLIVTHEQKQTLVTVTEEGSFHAKHGLPERRLLNSVEKLGGEASVNAVVKDSGLEKKFISVALGWLNRKKWAIIKQGKLIVLQNASVGTDEKLLELLTKNSPLVVEELDSGIQRSIDNLKGRGLIEVEEKTNRTLELTDIGWALVKKGITIQKEVSQLTPELIRTGNWRNVKLRRFDVTAPGPVSYPGKIHPVQQVIQQVKEIFLEMGFTEIRGDMVETAFWNFDALFQPQDHPARDMVDTFYLFDPKEGKLPKKSIVNGVCQTHENGWVTGSRGWEYKWSPEEAKKLVLRTHTTATTIRYLTEHQEPPVKVFSVDRVYRNEKLDYKHLAEFHQIEGIIMDRKVTLRDLMGTLKEFYQKLGLDKVQFWPSYFPYTEPSLQSTVFVPELNNWVELCGMGIFRPEVLAPLGVKHPVLAWGGGLERLILLKMGIEDIRLLYKNDLGWIRRNPICQQ is encoded by the coding sequence GTGCCTGAACTTCGGGAAAATGAACAAAAAACATTGCTTGCGCTTGAACAACTCAAAGGAAAAGCGCCAGTAAAAGAAATTGTCAAAGAAAGTGGATTAGCCCACGCTGCAGTAATGAGGGGTGTGCTTTCTTTAGAAGAAAACAACTTGATTGTAACACATGAACAAAAACAAACTCTAGTTACCGTAACTGAAGAAGGCAGTTTCCACGCAAAACATGGGCTTCCCGAACGCCGACTCCTAAATTCTGTAGAAAAACTTGGAGGAGAAGCCTCGGTTAATGCAGTTGTTAAAGATTCAGGTTTAGAAAAAAAATTCATTTCAGTTGCCTTGGGGTGGCTAAACCGCAAAAAATGGGCAATTATTAAACAAGGCAAACTTATTGTCTTACAAAATGCGTCAGTTGGAACAGATGAAAAACTTCTAGAACTTTTGACAAAGAACAGCCCCCTAGTTGTTGAAGAACTAGATTCAGGTATACAAAGAAGCATCGATAATCTCAAGGGGCGGGGACTAATAGAAGTAGAAGAAAAAACCAATCGAACATTAGAACTAACTGATATAGGTTGGGCCTTGGTCAAAAAGGGCATTACTATTCAGAAAGAAGTCAGCCAACTAACGCCTGAACTTATTCGAACCGGAAACTGGCGAAACGTGAAGCTTCGACGTTTTGATGTAACTGCTCCTGGTCCTGTTAGTTATCCAGGAAAGATTCATCCCGTTCAACAAGTAATTCAGCAAGTCAAAGAGATTTTCTTAGAAATGGGTTTCACCGAGATCAGGGGTGACATGGTGGAAACTGCCTTTTGGAACTTTGATGCCTTGTTCCAGCCTCAAGACCACCCTGCACGAGACATGGTGGATACTTTTTACTTGTTTGACCCCAAAGAGGGAAAATTACCCAAAAAATCCATAGTAAATGGGGTGTGCCAGACCCACGAAAACGGTTGGGTTACTGGTTCGAGGGGTTGGGAATACAAATGGAGCCCCGAAGAAGCAAAAAAACTTGTTCTTAGAACTCACACCACCGCTACTACTATTCGTTACCTGACCGAACATCAAGAACCCCCCGTCAAAGTTTTCTCGGTAGACCGTGTTTACCGCAATGAAAAATTAGATTACAAGCATCTTGCCGAATTCCACCAAATTGAAGGCATAATCATGGACCGCAAAGTTACCCTGCGGGACCTTATGGGCACCCTTAAAGAATTTTATCAAAAACTGGGCTTAGACAAGGTGCAGTTCTGGCCTAGTTATTTCCCTTACACCGAGCCCTCGTTGCAGTCTACTGTTTTTGTTCCCGAACTAAACAACTGGGTTGAATTATGTGGAATGGGAATCTTTCGACCAGAAGTTTTGGCACCTCTGGGTGTAAAACATCCCGTTTTAGCATGGGGTGGAGGTTTGGAGCGTTTGATTTTGTTGAAGATGGGCATTGAAGACATTCGACTGTTATACAAGAACGATTTAGGTTGGATACGGAGGAACCCAATATGCCAACAATAA
- the trpS gene encoding tryptophan--tRNA ligase, translated as MTAADEEKEVLDPWGTTVVKDYSHLYEEFGIQKFDAFNSQVPNPNVYMRRGVIFGHRDFGRILHAMKEGDQFAVMSGIKPTGEFHMGTLMTAKEIIYFQQQGAQAFYAIADIEAYEDNRLPFKETEKIAVGNVADLLALGFDPKKGHIYRQYKEQRVRDFAVHFGAGVTLATMKAIYGERHIGLYLSALIQAGDILLPQHKDFGGPKPTVVPVGVDQDAHLRLTRDLANKFRKQFNFIPPASTYHKILKGLDGSPKMSKRNPMSYFTLNETPKAIGKKIASAFTGGRATVQEQKEQGGIPEICPIYEIEMCHFVEDDKEVCETYQCCKCGSLLCGEHKAKTKQIVMKFVEEHQRKREKLVDHAREILGVN; from the coding sequence TTGACCGCTGCAGATGAAGAAAAGGAAGTTCTGGACCCTTGGGGCACAACAGTAGTTAAAGACTACAGTCACCTCTATGAAGAATTTGGAATACAAAAATTTGATGCATTTAATTCTCAGGTTCCTAACCCCAATGTGTACATGCGCAGAGGAGTAATTTTTGGTCATCGCGACTTTGGCCGTATCTTGCATGCCATGAAAGAAGGTGACCAGTTTGCAGTAATGAGTGGAATTAAACCCACTGGAGAATTCCATATGGGGACTCTCATGACTGCAAAGGAAATAATCTATTTCCAGCAACAAGGTGCTCAAGCCTTCTACGCGATCGCAGATATAGAAGCTTACGAAGACAACCGATTGCCCTTTAAAGAAACAGAAAAAATTGCAGTAGGTAACGTTGCAGATTTGTTGGCTCTGGGTTTTGACCCGAAAAAAGGTCATATCTACAGGCAGTACAAAGAGCAAAGAGTGCGTGACTTTGCAGTTCATTTTGGTGCAGGAGTAACCCTAGCAACTATGAAGGCAATTTATGGTGAACGTCATATTGGTTTGTATCTTTCTGCCCTTATTCAAGCAGGGGACATTCTGTTACCTCAGCATAAAGATTTTGGTGGACCTAAACCAACTGTAGTTCCAGTGGGCGTCGACCAAGATGCACACTTGCGTTTGACTCGTGATTTGGCTAATAAATTCAGAAAACAGTTCAATTTTATCCCCCCCGCTTCAACTTATCACAAGATTTTGAAAGGCTTAGATGGATCTCCAAAGATGTCTAAACGTAACCCTATGAGTTACTTTACTTTGAATGAAACCCCAAAAGCCATCGGCAAAAAAATTGCAAGCGCCTTCACCGGTGGCAGAGCAACAGTCCAAGAACAAAAAGAGCAAGGTGGTATTCCTGAGATTTGTCCAATTTACGAAATTGAGATGTGTCATTTCGTAGAAGACGACAAAGAAGTCTGTGAAACCTACCAATGCTGCAAATGTGGAAGTTTGCTTTGTGGAGAACATAAAGCGAAAACAAAACAAATTGTCATGAAGTTTGTTGAAGAACACCAAAGAAAACGAGAAAAACTGGTTGACCACGCAAGAGAAATCCTTGGAGTTAACTAA